One stretch of Candidatus Bathyarchaeia archaeon DNA includes these proteins:
- a CDS encoding type II toxin-antitoxin system RelE/ParE family toxin, with protein sequence MPKYRLTFHRKAEKTLDTLDEKIKRHLLEEISCLADFTGLKTNLDIAKMQGQKHFYRLRTQKLRTVFCVDQKSKTIIILKIEKRENVYE encoded by the coding sequence GTGCCTAAATACCGCCTGACTTTTCACCGAAAAGCCGAAAAAACCTTAGACACCCTGGATGAGAAAATCAAGCGGCACCTACTTGAGGAAATAAGCTGTTTAGCAGATTTTACTGGACTCAAAACCAATTTAGACATTGCAAAGATGCAAGGGCAAAAACACTTCTACAGACTGCGCACTCAAAAGCTGAGAACAGTTTTCTGTGTGGACCAAAAGTCAAAAACAATAATTATTTTGAAAATTGAGAAAAGAGAAAACGTCTATGAATGA
- a CDS encoding type II toxin-antitoxin system VapC family toxin has product MSEKPHSVNSSSETVERRVFDLSALAVYLVKGHPGYEYVSPVVEEGLRGGYVPIVFDFLPMRAYWIMTQRWRLPKQECADTVKQFLQTYTTPQYPALTRETILKGFQLADELGHDVFDCMYLALARQENASAIVTTDTDFEKLCNQTDLKYINPVPVEVLRRFKEQNK; this is encoded by the coding sequence ATGTCGGAGAAGCCACATTCAGTGAATAGTAGCAGCGAAACGGTGGAGAGGCGGGTTTTTGACCTCAGCGCCTTAGCCGTGTATCTGGTCAAGGGGCATCCGGGCTACGAGTATGTTTCGCCCGTTGTCGAAGAGGGGTTACGTGGGGGTTACGTTCCGATTGTTTTTGACTTTTTGCCGATGCGCGCTTACTGGATAATGACGCAACGGTGGAGGCTGCCTAAACAGGAATGCGCCGACACCGTCAAACAGTTCCTGCAAACCTATACAACCCCGCAGTACCCCGCCCTGACCCGCGAAACCATTCTCAAAGGGTTCCAGCTTGCCGACGAGCTTGGGCATGACGTGTTTGACTGTATGTACCTTGCACTTGCAAGGCAAGAAAATGCCTCCGCCATAGTCACGACCGATACGGATTTTGAGAAACTCTGCAACCAAACAGACCTAAAATACATTAACCCCGTGCCAGTTGAGGTTCTAAGACGCTTCAAAGAACAAAACAAATGA
- a CDS encoding phage major capsid protein, protein MKPKLFESLMQRDGEFKEHVENLRHKAGMHPFLKRYCEVGVREGLFSDSVGAVGRLHDTLVQAAYPEMIGRSIITVLPTSEAMERFPLEADAVAYRYAEGAAARLSGKKNTNVDVYTNVLAESSEEWTREFLEDATWNVLDRMVEKVGRALGAEETNAVLALYGAVAAGDLAGGAAIDQQSAAMDWTGLVKLHEAVRKENWSPTVLAVNETQLHQLLTDDKFIHAQYLPSEQTNLEQGSIGSVLGMRVCASTLVPNGTAYAVDTRVASVMLLRRDITVDDWEDIKNGKYGVRATTRFGVGVLRSNAIAKMTNIATSLTAPE, encoded by the coding sequence ATGAAACCGAAACTTTTTGAGTCTTTGATGCAGCGCGACGGCGAATTCAAAGAGCACGTGGAGAACCTGCGGCACAAGGCGGGTATGCATCCGTTTCTGAAGCGGTACTGCGAAGTCGGCGTTCGAGAGGGACTGTTCAGTGATTCGGTGGGCGCCGTGGGTCGGCTGCATGACACACTGGTGCAGGCGGCTTACCCTGAGATGATTGGCAGAAGCATAATCACCGTGCTGCCCACATCTGAGGCGATGGAGCGGTTCCCGCTGGAAGCTGACGCTGTGGCTTACCGCTATGCGGAAGGCGCCGCAGCCCGACTAAGCGGCAAGAAAAACACCAACGTGGATGTCTACACGAACGTGCTTGCGGAGTCCTCGGAAGAGTGGACCCGTGAGTTCCTCGAAGATGCCACCTGGAACGTTCTGGACCGTATGGTGGAGAAAGTCGGCAGAGCCTTAGGCGCCGAAGAAACTAACGCGGTTCTGGCGCTTTACGGCGCTGTCGCAGCGGGCGACTTGGCGGGTGGAGCAGCCATTGACCAGCAGAGCGCCGCGATGGATTGGACGGGGCTGGTGAAGCTGCATGAAGCGGTGCGGAAAGAAAACTGGAGCCCCACCGTTTTGGCAGTCAACGAGACCCAGCTGCATCAATTGCTCACCGACGACAAGTTTATCCATGCGCAGTATTTGCCCTCCGAGCAGACGAACTTGGAGCAGGGCAGCATCGGCAGCGTTTTGGGTATGCGGGTTTGCGCCAGCACTCTGGTCCCAAACGGGACGGCTTATGCGGTTGATACGCGGGTTGCGTCTGTGATGCTTCTGCGTCGGGACATAACGGTGGATGACTGGGAAGACATCAAAAACGGCAAGTACGGAGTCCGAGCCACCACCCGTTTTGGTGTGGGCGTCCTGCGAAGCAACGCCATCGCGAAAATGACCAACATAGCCACCTCCCTCACCGCACCAGAATAG
- a CDS encoding DUF2190 family protein: MTDCTGKSWMAIGETDDPNAVVESFEAAVQVTKGDPVYLSADHKVSPAAAPQECIGIAVKDAATGVQCPVLTHGRVKVKAGGAITRGKAVYGADASKRVLMLSDQAVNENGTATYTIYYNRKLGTALETTAAANDLLFIRL; this comes from the coding sequence ATGACTGATTGCACAGGCAAAAGCTGGATGGCTATAGGCGAAACCGACGACCCCAACGCGGTTGTGGAGTCTTTTGAAGCCGCCGTGCAGGTGACCAAAGGTGACCCCGTCTATCTGAGCGCCGACCACAAGGTCAGCCCCGCTGCCGCCCCCCAAGAATGCATAGGCATAGCTGTTAAAGACGCCGCCACAGGCGTCCAATGCCCCGTTTTGACCCATGGTAGGGTTAAAGTGAAGGCAGGCGGAGCCATAACCCGCGGCAAAGCCGTTTACGGCGCAGACGCCTCCAAACGTGTCCTCATGCTGTCCGACCAAGCCGTCAACGAAAACGGAACCGCCACCTACACCATCTACTACAACCGCAAACTCGGCACCGCATTGGAAACCACCGCAGCCGCAAACGACCTGCTTTTTATCCGACTGTGA
- a CDS encoding ribbon-helix-helix domain-containing protein, translating to MAQVQLRLPEKMVAEIDTWVAEGKFKSRSDAIKTIISLYEEREKTRQFYQMLNKRSQEAKTHPEKRVPLEEV from the coding sequence ATGGCTCAAGTTCAACTCAGGCTCCCCGAAAAGATGGTCGCCGAAATTGACACCTGGGTAGCCGAAGGCAAATTCAAAAGCCGCAGCGACGCCATAAAAACCATAATCTCCCTCTACGAAGAACGCGAAAAAACCCGCCAATTCTACCAAATGCTCAACAAACGCAGCCAAGAAGCAAAAACGCACCCCGAAAAGCGGGTTCCCTTAGAGGAAGTCTAG
- a CDS encoding anaerobic ribonucleoside-triphosphate reductase activating protein has product MKFSGLQKVSLIDYPDKIASVLFTPGCNLRCGFCHNWRIAVDPQPPFLQEATAVELLETRKKYVDAVVVTGGEPCMHKELPRFLAKLKERGFLVKLDTNGFFPETLEECLGNVDYVALDVKTSPKKYTRLGASDTVGLMRAVEMLKAGKVAYEFRTTVVPDLITAEDMEDIGEVVKGASTVALQQFIPQDTLDKSFQALRPYAPEVIDGFAENMQKYAQKVVVRV; this is encoded by the coding sequence ATGAAGTTTAGCGGACTACAAAAAGTAAGCCTCATTGATTACCCCGACAAAATCGCCTCCGTTCTTTTTACTCCCGGATGCAACCTGCGATGTGGATTCTGCCACAACTGGCGCATAGCGGTAGACCCCCAGCCGCCGTTTCTGCAGGAAGCAACCGCCGTGGAGCTGCTGGAAACACGGAAAAAATACGTTGACGCTGTTGTCGTCACAGGCGGCGAACCCTGCATGCACAAAGAACTGCCCCGGTTTCTGGCAAAACTAAAGGAGCGGGGGTTCTTGGTGAAGCTGGACACGAACGGCTTTTTCCCTGAAACTTTGGAGGAATGCCTGGGCAACGTGGATTATGTGGCGTTAGATGTGAAAACATCCCCCAAGAAGTACACGCGGCTGGGCGCATCCGATACAGTTGGACTGATGCGGGCAGTGGAAATGCTCAAAGCCGGCAAAGTCGCCTACGAGTTTCGCACCACAGTTGTTCCAGACCTAATCACGGCAGAGGACATGGAAGACATCGGCGAAGTGGTCAAAGGCGCCTCAACCGTTGCACTGCAACAGTTCATACCCCAAGACACCTTGGATAAGAGTTTCCAAGCCTTAAGACCATATGCCCCAGAGGTTATCGACGGCTTTGCAGAAAACATGCAAAAATATGCTCAAAAAGTAGTGGTACGCGTATAG
- a CDS encoding ribonucleoside triphosphate reductase: MKYVRKRDGKLEPFDQERITTAVWKAAKAVGGRDRKQAKEISAQVMAELNSRFGEDGCPTVEEIQDIVEKMLIEHGHAQTAKAYILYRKQHQDMRELAALLSSADLVDQYLEVEDWRVKENSNMSYSLQGLNNYLSSTVIAKYWISRIYPENIAEAHFAGDIHVHDLGVLGPYCVGWDISDLLMSGFGGVAGKIESKPAKHFRTALGQVVNFFYTLQGEAAGAQAFSNFDTYLAPFIRYDHLSQKEVEQGLQEFFFNMNVPTRVGFQTPFTNLTLDLTVPDFMKNEGIMFNGKITQDTYGDMTKEMEMFNIAFANVMAQGDAKGRVFTFPIPTYNITKDFDWDSNVAQKIFEVTAKYGVPYFSNFVNSDMKPEDVRSMCCRLRIDNRELRKRGGGFFGANPLTGSIGVVTLNMPRIGYLSKNEDEYFERIERVMDIARASLEIKRKTLEAFTESGLYPYSRRYLRHVKAKYDRYWKNHFSTIGIVGINESLVNLLGQNISSKEGLEFAVKTIEFMRKKLLTFQEETGDIYNLEATPAEGTAYRLARIDKRRYPNIIFANQHQVVANNAEPFYTNSSQLPVDFNGDLFEALENQEQLQPLYTGGTVFHIFLGERLHSWKSAAELIKKVSNNSRLPYFTLTPTFSVCPNHGYVSGEHKQCPLCGANSEVYSRVVGYLRPVDQWNDGKQAEFSIRKTFDKSMVMVAPTITA; encoded by the coding sequence ATGAAGTATGTTAGAAAACGTGATGGAAAACTAGAACCTTTCGATCAAGAGCGTATTACAACAGCCGTCTGGAAAGCTGCTAAAGCCGTTGGCGGAAGAGACCGCAAACAAGCAAAAGAAATCAGCGCCCAAGTTATGGCTGAATTGAACAGCCGATTCGGGGAAGACGGTTGCCCCACCGTAGAAGAAATTCAAGATATAGTTGAAAAAATGCTTATCGAACACGGTCATGCCCAAACCGCCAAAGCCTACATCTTGTACCGCAAACAGCACCAAGATATGCGTGAACTTGCTGCACTTCTAAGCTCCGCAGACCTTGTCGACCAATACTTAGAGGTAGAGGATTGGCGGGTTAAAGAAAACAGCAACATGAGCTACTCACTTCAGGGTTTAAACAACTACTTATCCTCCACCGTCATCGCAAAGTACTGGATAAGCCGCATTTACCCTGAAAACATAGCCGAAGCACACTTTGCAGGCGACATCCACGTTCACGATTTAGGCGTTCTGGGACCCTACTGCGTAGGTTGGGACATAAGCGACCTGCTCATGTCAGGATTTGGCGGTGTTGCAGGAAAAATCGAGAGCAAACCCGCAAAACACTTTCGAACCGCATTGGGGCAAGTTGTGAACTTCTTCTACACCCTACAGGGCGAAGCCGCTGGGGCACAAGCATTTAGTAATTTTGACACTTACTTAGCGCCTTTCATACGGTATGACCACTTGTCACAAAAAGAGGTGGAGCAGGGACTACAGGAATTCTTCTTCAACATGAACGTACCCACCAGAGTCGGCTTCCAAACCCCATTCACCAACCTAACATTGGACTTAACTGTCCCTGACTTCATGAAAAACGAAGGCATAATGTTCAACGGAAAAATTACCCAAGACACCTACGGCGACATGACCAAAGAAATGGAAATGTTCAACATTGCCTTCGCCAACGTCATGGCACAAGGTGACGCCAAAGGCAGAGTCTTCACCTTCCCCATCCCAACCTACAACATAACCAAAGATTTCGACTGGGACTCCAACGTAGCCCAAAAAATCTTTGAAGTCACCGCCAAATACGGCGTCCCCTACTTCAGCAACTTCGTCAACAGCGACATGAAACCCGAAGACGTTCGCAGCATGTGCTGCCGCCTACGCATAGACAACCGCGAACTACGCAAACGCGGCGGAGGCTTCTTTGGCGCAAACCCCCTCACAGGCAGCATCGGCGTCGTCACCCTCAACATGCCCAGAATTGGCTACCTCTCCAAAAACGAAGACGAATACTTTGAACGTATAGAACGCGTCATGGACATAGCCCGCGCCAGCCTAGAAATCAAACGCAAAACACTAGAAGCCTTCACAGAAAGTGGCCTCTACCCCTACAGCCGCCGCTACCTACGCCACGTCAAAGCAAAATACGACCGCTACTGGAAAAACCACTTCTCCACCATCGGCATAGTGGGCATCAACGAATCCTTAGTGAACCTGCTGGGACAAAACATCAGCTCCAAAGAAGGCTTAGAATTCGCAGTTAAAACCATCGAGTTCATGCGCAAAAAACTCTTAACGTTCCAAGAAGAAACAGGCGACATCTACAACCTTGAAGCCACCCCCGCCGAAGGCACCGCCTACCGATTAGCACGTATAGATAAACGCAGATATCCCAACATCATCTTCGCAAACCAACACCAAGTTGTCGCCAACAATGCAGAACCCTTCTACACCAACAGCAGCCAACTACCCGTAGACTTTAACGGAGACCTCTTTGAAGCACTGGAAAATCAAGAACAGCTACAACCCCTCTACACAGGAGGCACCGTCTTTCACATATTCCTGGGCGAGCGGCTACACTCCTGGAAGTCAGCCGCTGAACTCATCAAAAAAGTCTCCAACAACAGTCGGCTACCCTACTTCACGTTGACCCCAACCTTCAGCGTCTGCCCCAACCACGGCTACGTAAGCGGCGAACACAAACAGTGCCCCCTCTGCGGAGCAAACAGCGAAGTCTACAGCCGCGTCGTAGGCTACCTCAGACCCGTAGACCAATGGAACGACGGCAAACAAGCAGAATTCTCAATACGAAAAACCTTTGATAAATCCATGGTCATGGTTGCACCAACCATAACCGCCTAA
- a CDS encoding SWIM zinc finger family protein, with the protein MPRHFRPDVMYQKARKLAQSGRVEFLGNGAYNVIGDHGTYTVVEDYTGKLSCNCQGFLTKSRCSHIAAVELLGKRHRIARSH; encoded by the coding sequence GTGCCCCGACATTTCCGACCTGATGTGATGTATCAGAAAGCCCGCAAACTTGCCCAGTCTGGACGCGTGGAGTTTCTTGGCAACGGCGCCTACAACGTCATCGGAGACCACGGCACCTACACGGTTGTGGAGGATTACACGGGAAAACTCAGCTGTAACTGTCAGGGTTTTCTGACCAAAAGCCGATGCAGCCACATCGCGGCGGTGGAGCTTTTGGGGAAGCGGCATCGAATTGCCCGAAGCCACTAA
- the nrdR gene encoding transcriptional regulator NrdR, with translation MKCPYCGSEAKTLETRDSPENTTRRRKECISCGKRFTTYEYVETIEMMVRKKDTNLERFDANKIIRGLQKACEKRPVTMEQIHQLAGRVRQDLMLKGKEEVSSHEIGDLVMKYLKDLDRIAYIRFASVYKKFEEPEDFRRLLLEVKKE, from the coding sequence ATGAAATGTCCATACTGCGGATCAGAAGCGAAAACTCTGGAAACACGAGATTCCCCAGAAAACACTACACGCCGAAGAAAAGAATGCATCAGTTGCGGCAAACGGTTCACCACCTATGAATACGTGGAAACCATCGAAATGATGGTCCGCAAAAAAGACACCAACCTTGAACGGTTTGACGCTAACAAAATTATCCGCGGGCTGCAGAAAGCATGCGAAAAACGGCCAGTAACAATGGAGCAAATCCACCAGTTAGCGGGGCGCGTTCGGCAGGATTTAATGTTAAAGGGCAAAGAGGAAGTTTCGTCGCATGAAATTGGAGATTTAGTAATGAAGTACCTCAAAGACTTAGACCGCATCGCCTACATTCGTTTCGCGTCGGTTTACAAGAAGTTTGAGGAGCCTGAAGATTTCAGGCGGTTACTTCTTGAGGTGAAAAAAGAATGA
- a CDS encoding nucleotidyltransferase family protein, with the protein MQDAENIKRILTMHKAELKRKFKVKTLGVFGSYIRGEQKSTSDIDVLVEFSEPVGLFEFMKLENYLSDLLSVKVDLVSKKGLKPHIGERILEEVVMI; encoded by the coding sequence ATGCAAGACGCCGAAAACATCAAACGCATCCTCACCATGCATAAAGCAGAACTAAAACGGAAATTCAAGGTGAAAACCCTCGGTGTCTTCGGCTCCTACATCCGCGGCGAACAAAAAAGCACCAGCGACATTGATGTGCTCGTGGAATTTTCTGAGCCTGTGGGGCTTTTTGAGTTCATGAAATTGGAGAATTACCTTTCGGATTTGCTGAGTGTCAAAGTGGATTTGGTCTCGAAAAAAGGGTTGAAGCCGCATATCGGGGAACGCATCCTTGAGGAAGTCGTCATGATATGA
- a CDS encoding AbrB/MazE/SpoVT family DNA-binding domain-containing protein has protein sequence MGKAKMDERGRILIPLDEREKLGLKAGAEFDLTRQDGTLILKPILPKIQHVNGTRRRWGKEAFFDVGEATFSE, from the coding sequence GTGGGTAAAGCTAAGATGGATGAACGGGGCAGAATCCTCATTCCCCTTGACGAACGCGAAAAACTCGGCCTAAAAGCCGGAGCCGAATTTGACCTCACCAGACAAGACGGCACCCTAATCCTAAAACCCATCCTCCCAAAAATACAACACGTTAACGGAACCCGCCGCAGATGGGGCAAGGAAGCGTTCTTTGATGTCGGAGAAGCCACATTCAGTGAATAG
- a CDS encoding DUF86 domain-containing protein: MDAIKDIYDFTEDTTYEQFINDRKTLNAVVRSIEIIGEAAKQLPDPLKARYSELPWREITGMRDKLIHAYFGMDTETLWQTIKENIPPLKQTIQRMQKDQEKGKAANSFPA, encoded by the coding sequence TTGGACGCCATAAAGGACATTTATGATTTCACCGAAGATACGACTTATGAGCAATTTATTAATGACCGAAAAACCCTCAATGCCGTTGTTCGCAGCATTGAAATAATAGGCGAGGCGGCAAAACAACTTCCCGACCCGCTTAAAGCAAGGTACAGTGAGTTGCCGTGGAGGGAAATCACAGGCATGCGAGATAAGCTTATCCACGCATACTTTGGCATGGATACCGAAACCCTCTGGCAGACCATCAAAGAAAACATACCCCCACTAAAGCAGACCATCCAAAGAATGCAGAAAGACCAAGAAAAAGGCAAAGCTGCAAATTCGTTTCCTGCATGA
- a CDS encoding type II toxin-antitoxin system VapC family toxin → MDRLAFDSEAILAFYLGEAGGETVRDLLQKIQNGEAEGYMNLLNLAEICYILCRLDPALAEEKQRNLRLYGLKIVPIADNGLWREAAQIKSKHAMSLADAFAVATAQACNATLVVGRDEEFNGIDVQLMRIR, encoded by the coding sequence TTGGACCGGTTGGCGTTTGACTCTGAGGCAATTTTGGCTTTTTACTTGGGCGAGGCAGGCGGAGAAACCGTCCGTGACCTGCTGCAGAAAATCCAAAACGGCGAAGCAGAAGGCTACATGAACCTGCTGAACTTGGCCGAAATCTGCTATATCCTGTGCCGTTTGGATCCTGCGTTGGCGGAGGAGAAACAGCGCAACTTGCGGCTCTACGGACTAAAAATCGTGCCCATCGCAGACAACGGGTTGTGGCGCGAAGCCGCCCAAATCAAAAGCAAACACGCCATGTCACTGGCAGATGCCTTCGCCGTGGCAACTGCCCAAGCATGTAACGCGACTTTGGTGGTGGGCAGAGACGAAGAATTCAATGGCATTGACGTGCAGTTGATGAGAATCCGTTAA
- a CDS encoding AbrB/MazE/SpoVT family DNA-binding domain-containing protein, whose translation MVEVVSVTKKGQATIPKRLRQKYGIKDKVVFEEDACGLVLKPLPSPTDDFGSLKPLAKGKTARQLLAEARKEETKTDKEREKRVGPVGV comes from the coding sequence TTGGTCGAAGTTGTCTCCGTCACCAAAAAAGGGCAAGCCACCATCCCCAAACGCCTACGCCAAAAATACGGCATAAAAGACAAGGTAGTCTTTGAAGAAGACGCATGCGGACTTGTGCTTAAGCCGCTGCCTTCCCCCACCGACGACTTCGGCTCCCTAAAGCCCCTGGCCAAGGGAAAAACGGCGCGGCAACTGCTGGCGGAAGCACGCAAAGAAGAAACCAAAACCGACAAGGAGAGGGAGAAGCGGGTTGGACCGGTTGGCGTTTGA
- a CDS encoding type II toxin-antitoxin system RelE/ParE family toxin gives MVFRVLLHPTASKALKKLDETNKTHIKEALADVAADPWKAGKPLHPTDFWSTRKGDFRAIYEIDSAQNSVIVLFVGHRKKVYTDFTKML, from the coding sequence GTGGTTTTCAGGGTCCTGCTGCACCCCACTGCGTCCAAGGCTCTGAAAAAACTTGACGAAACCAACAAAACCCACATCAAGGAGGCGCTTGCCGACGTTGCCGCTGACCCATGGAAAGCTGGAAAACCGCTGCATCCCACAGATTTTTGGAGCACCCGAAAAGGCGACTTCCGCGCCATCTACGAGATAGACTCCGCCCAAAACAGTGTAATTGTGCTCTTTGTTGGGCACCGCAAAAAAGTGTACACTGACTTCACTAAAATGCTCTAG
- a CDS encoding response regulator — MDKPTRILIVDDDENIRKVLQTILEDEGYVVDTAETAKKGIEKSENAFFNLALIDVRLPDMEGIELLPKLRKTTPKMRKIIVTGYPTLQNAMGAVNKGADAYVMKPFDVEKILQTIREQLEKQNEEKRFNEEKVAEFIQTRVQELDSEAEASSKKHS; from the coding sequence ATGGATAAACCAACCAGAATCCTCATAGTTGACGACGACGAAAACATACGGAAAGTGCTTCAAACCATCTTAGAAGACGAAGGCTACGTCGTGGACACAGCAGAAACAGCCAAGAAAGGTATAGAGAAAAGCGAAAACGCCTTCTTCAATTTGGCACTGATAGATGTACGGTTGCCCGACATGGAAGGCATTGAGTTGCTGCCTAAACTGCGCAAAACTACACCCAAGATGCGCAAAATCATCGTTACGGGGTACCCGACCTTGCAAAACGCAATGGGAGCAGTTAACAAAGGCGCCGACGCGTACGTTATGAAGCCGTTTGATGTGGAAAAAATATTGCAGACCATCAGAGAGCAGCTTGAGAAACAAAACGAAGAAAAACGGTTCAATGAAGAAAAAGTTGCCGAATTCATCCAAACCCGTGTTCAAGAACTGGACTCAGAAGCCGAAGCAAGCAGCAAGAAACACTCCTGA